From the genome of Arthrobacter sp. ERGS1:01:
CCGCTATGAGGCCGCGAGCAAGTGGGACAACTTTGCCCCCATGAACTTCACCGCAACGGAGCCCGAACTGGCCGCCCTGCACGAGGCCCACGCCGGCGCGGCGTTCCTGCTCTTTGCCCAGGACCGCCGCCACGCGATCTCGATGAAGGACGCCATCCCGGCGCACTGGGCCATCGCGGGGCCGGCCGCCGTGCCGGGCACCGCTGCCGGGCTGTTGTGCCTGTCGGCCCAGCCGGGGGAGGACTACGTCATCCAGCTGGGCCTTTACGCGCAGGCGGAACTGACGGGAGTGTCCGTAGACGTGGCCGCCCGGGCCGACGGCGGCGAGGTCGCGGCCCGCTGCATCAACACGGCCGGCGTCGACCGCCTGGGCCGACCGTTCAGCAAGACCCTGGCCGTGGCCGACGGCGCCGTGCAGGCGCTGTACGTGGTGGTCCCGGTTCCCGCCGCGTCCGCCGGATCAACCGTGGAGGCCGTCATCACGGTGTCCACGTCCGCCGGGAGCGCCGAGCTGCCGGTCCGCCTTGAGGTGGCCGACGAAGCCGAGCCCGACATTGCCGCCGGCGGCTTTGGCGACCCCCGCGAACTGCGTCGCCTGGCGTGGCTGGACTCCACCCTCGCCCAGGATGACGAGCTCGTGGCACCCTACACTGCCGTGGAGATCGACGAGGCCGCCCGCACGCTGGCCATCCTGGGCCGCACGGTTCAGCTGGCCCCCAACGGCCTGCCGGCGCAGCTGGAATCGACGTTCACCTCGGCCGTGACGGCCGTTGACGGCCCCGCCCGTGCGCTGCTCCTGGAACCGCTGAACCTGGTGCCGGAGCTGGCGCAGGGCGCCGTGGCATGGGCGTACTCGCCGCTGGCCATCACCACCTACGGCCCGGCCCGCGTGGGCTGGACGTGCACGTGGACCAGCCCGGACACCGCCTTGCAGGTCACCGTGGAGGGCCGGTTGGAGGCCGACGGCGCCGCCGACTTCGCCGTCCGCCTCACCGTCCCGCACGGTGCCGGGGCCGTGGAGTTGAACGATGTATCCCTCAACCTTGCCCTCGACCCCGCCGCGGTCCCGTATGCCATGGGGCTCGGCGTGCCCGGCGGCACCCGCCCGGCCGGCATCGACTGGACGTGGGAGGTCGCCACCAGGAACCAGGACTCGCTGTGGCTTGGCGACAGCAACATCGGCGTCCAGCTGGCGCTTCGCGACGACAACTACGAACGTCCGCTGAACACCAACTTCTACCGCGAAAAGCCGCTCATCGCACCCGACTCCTGGGCCAACCCCGGGGCGGACACGGCCCGGGTTCCCGGCATCACGCTCAGGGAGGCCGGCAGCGCCAACGGAAGCGGCGCCGTCGTGCTCCAGGCGTTCAGCGGCGGCCGCACCATGGAGCCGGGGGAGAGCCTGAACTACGGCTTCCGGCTGCTCCTGACCCCGTTCAAGCCCATCGACCCGGCCCGGCAGCTGCGCAACCGCTACTTCCACGACCAGGGCAGCGTTGCGGACATTGCCGCGACCGGCGCCAGCGTCATCAACATCCACCACGCCACAGCCCTGGCCCCGTTCATCAACGACCCCCTGCTGCACGCCGATGCGCTGGCGGAGTACACCACGGAGGCCCATGCGGCGGGGCTCAAGGTCAAGGTCTACGACACCGTGCGGGAGCTGACGGGGCACAGCCCGGACCTGCTGCCCATGCTGTCCCTGGGGCACGAAATCTTCAGCGACGGACCCGGCAAGGGGCACATTTGGCCGCAGGAGCACGCGGGCGCCAACTACGTTTCGGCCTGGCATGCGCCCAATGTGGACGACATTGCCGTGGTGACGGCGGGGGAGTCGCGCCTGCAAAACTGGTACATCCGCGGCCTCGACGAGCTGGTGCGCAAGACCGGCCTGGACGGGATCTACCTCGACGACATCGCCTACGACCGCCAGGCCATGAAGCGTGTCCGCAAGGTCCTGGCGGCCCGCTGCGCCGACCCGGAAATCGACATCCACTCGGCCAACCAGTTCAACGACAAGGACGGGTTCGCGTCCTCCGCGAACATGTACATGGAACAGCTGCCGTACACGGACAGGCTGTGGCTGGGCGAATACTTCGACTACGACAACACGGACCCCGCGTACTGGCTCGTGGAAGTTTCCGGCATTCCCTTTGGGTTGATGGGGGAGATGCTGGAGGGTGGCGGCAACCCGTGGCGCGGGCTGGTCTTCGGCATGACCGGCCGGGCGCCGCGCGTGGACAACCGGGCCCTGTGGGAACTGTGGGCCGCGCATGGTTTGGCCGAGGCGCCCATGCTGGGGCACTGGGCCCTGAACGTGCCCGTGCGCAGCAGCCACCCCGAGGTGCTGGCCACGTCCTGGATTACGCCGTCCGGACTCGTGACGGCGCTGGCCAGCTGGGCGCCGGAAACGGTCTCCGTGACGCTGGAGTTCGCGCCCGAGTTCGCGCGCCTTGCCCAGGCGTCCCGGGTGGCGCCCTGCATTGACGGCTTCCAGGACGCCGCGGCCTTCGCGCCCGGGGACACCATTGCGGTGGAGCCGCGCCGCGGGATCGTGCTGGTCA
Proteins encoded in this window:
- a CDS encoding glycoside hydrolase domain-containing protein, with the protein product MPTPALATSVPSRLSAPERLHPELDCGIGQWDKLLYGNHRIVVSVPELPQGGRAATVTLPWRRHDAAPADVDVVVVSAATGTRVRNVVAGERDRAAGMFTFEPVDGAGDYFFHYLPYAMMGHSYYPQAEYLPARPTADPAWVNSVAASVWSFELGFHTAHPAATAVRYEAASKWDNFAPMNFTATEPELAALHEAHAGAAFLLFAQDRRHAISMKDAIPAHWAIAGPAAVPGTAAGLLCLSAQPGEDYVIQLGLYAQAELTGVSVDVAARADGGEVAARCINTAGVDRLGRPFSKTLAVADGAVQALYVVVPVPAASAGSTVEAVITVSTSAGSAELPVRLEVADEAEPDIAAGGFGDPRELRRLAWLDSTLAQDDELVAPYTAVEIDEAARTLAILGRTVQLAPNGLPAQLESTFTSAVTAVDGPARALLLEPLNLVPELAQGAVAWAYSPLAITTYGPARVGWTCTWTSPDTALQVTVEGRLEADGAADFAVRLTVPHGAGAVELNDVSLNLALDPAAVPYAMGLGVPGGTRPAGIDWTWEVATRNQDSLWLGDSNIGVQLALRDDNYERPLNTNFYREKPLIAPDSWANPGADTARVPGITLREAGSANGSGAVVLQAFSGGRTMEPGESLNYGFRLLLTPFKPIDPARQLRNRYFHDQGSVADIAATGASVINIHHATALAPFINDPLLHADALAEYTTEAHAAGLKVKVYDTVRELTGHSPDLLPMLSLGHEIFSDGPGKGHIWPQEHAGANYVSAWHAPNVDDIAVVTAGESRLQNWYIRGLDELVRKTGLDGIYLDDIAYDRQAMKRVRKVLAARCADPEIDIHSANQFNDKDGFASSANMYMEQLPYTDRLWLGEYFDYDNTDPAYWLVEVSGIPFGLMGEMLEGGGNPWRGLVFGMTGRAPRVDNRALWELWAAHGLAEAPMLGHWALNVPVRSSHPEVLATSWITPSGLVTALASWAPETVSVTLEFAPEFARLAQASRVAPCIDGFQDAAAFAPGDTIAVEPRRGIVLVIDGA